Genomic DNA from Streptomyces sp. AM 2-1-1:
ACGGCGAGCCGGTGCTGCTGGAGATCGACCTCCAGGGCGCCCGGCTGGTCCGCGAGTCGATGGCCGACGCGCGGCTCGTCTTCCTCGCCCCTCCGAGCTGGGACGAACTGGTCCGCCGGCTCACCGGCCGGGGCACCGAACCGCCCGAGGTGATCGAGCGCAGGCTCGCCGCCGCACGGGTGGAGCTGGCCGCCGAGGCCGAGTTCGACACCACCCTCGTCAACACCTCCGTCGAGGACGTGGCGCGCGAGCTGCTAACGTTGATGCTTCAGGCTTCCGACCACCGTGCCACGAGCGACTGAGATCAACTGAGGAAACGACGCGATCGGCCCCCCGGGCCACCGCCGAGTGTTCAGTCGCACCGCACGGATCAGCGCCGGCCGGCAGCCGCAGCATCAAAGATCTCTTTGATCTACACCCCCTTCGGAAGGCAGAGAGTGTCCTCTTCCATCACCACGCCCGAGGGCATCATCAACCCGCCGATTGATGAGCTCCTCGAGGCCACCGACTCGAAGTACAGCCTGGTGATCTACGCCGCCAAGCGCGCGCGTCAGATCAACGCGTACTACTCGCAGCTCGGTGAAGGCCTCCTCGAGTACGTCGGTCCGCTCGTCGACACCCACGTCCACGAGAAGCCGCTGTCGATCGCGCTTCGCGAGATCAACGCCGGCCTGCTGACCTCGGAGGCCATCGAGGGCCCCGCGCAGTAAGCGGCACCACATCCTGCCGAGAGCAGGAAGCTCGCACCTTCACCCCGGGCCCGGCGGATCATCCGCCGGGCCCGGGGTGCGTCCGCGGGCCGGTCGCACCGGGCCGCCGGACCCCGGGCGGGGGCGGTGGGGCAGCATGGAGGGACACCGAGCCGAGTGCGGGGAGACGCAGTGGAGAAGCCGAAGGTCGTTCTGGGGGTCAGCGGCGGCATCGCCGCCTACAAGGCGTGCGAGCTGCTGCGCCGGCTGACCGAGTCCGGACACGACGTACGAGTCGTGCCCACCGCGGCCTCCCTCCACTTCGTCGGCGCCGCCACCTGGTCCGCGCTCTCGGGCCACCCGGTCTCCACCGAGGTCTGGAACGACGTCCACGAGGTCCCGCACGTGCGGACCGGGCAGAGCGCCGACCTCGTGGTGGTCGCCCCGGCCACCGCCGACATGCTGGCCAAGGCCGCCCACGGCCTCGCCGACGACCTGCTCACCAACACCCTGCTCACCGCCCGCTGCCCGGTCGTCTTCGCGCCCGCGATGCACACCGAGATGTGGGAGCACCCCGCCACCCAGGAGAACGTCGCCACCCTGCGCCGCCGGGGAGCGGTCGTGGTCGAACCCGCGGTCGGCCGCCTCACCGGCGCGGACACCGGCAAGGGCCGGCTCCCCGACCCCGCCGAGATCTTCGAGGTCTGCCGCCGGGTGCTGGCGCGGGGCGCCGCCGGCCCCGACCTGGCGGGGCGCCACGTGGTCGTCTCCGCCGGTGGCACCCGCGAACCGCTGGACCCGGTCCGCTTCCTGGGCAACCGGTCCTCCGGCAAGCAGGGGTACGCGCTCGCGCGCACCGCCGTCGCCCGGGGCGCCCGGGTCACGCTGGTCGAGGCCAACACCGGCCTGCCCGACCCGGCCGGCGCGGACGTGGTGCACGTGGGCACCGCCGTCCAGCTGCGGGAGGCCGTGCTGAAGGCGGCGGCCGACGCGGACGTGGTGGTGATGGCCGCGGCCGTCGCCGACTTCCGGCCCGCCACGTACGCCGAGGGGAAGATCAAGAAGCGCGACGACCGCGCGGATCCGGTCATTGAGCTCGTGCGTAATCCGGACATCCTCGCCGAGGTCTCCGCCGAACGGGCCGCACCCGGACAGGTGGTCGTGGGATTCGCCGCGGAGACCGACGAGGTGCTCGCCAACGGGCGCGAGAAACTCCGCCGCAAGGGGTGTGACCTCCTCGTGGTGAACGAGGTGGGCGAGCACAAGACCTTCGGTTCCGCCGAGAACGAAGCGGTCGTCCTGGCCCCGGACGGCACGGAGACGGCCGTGCCCTACGGGCCCAAGGAGGGTCTGGCGGACACTTTGTGGGATCTGGTCGTCGCACGCTTCCCGGAGTAGATTCACCCCCGCCGAGCCCGTGGAAGGGGCGAAGGAGAAGATAGGCCTTCACCACGCTTCCGCGGGAGGAACCGCACCCCGGGTTCTTCGGTGCCGCACGTCACAGCGCTCCAAGGGGCGAGACGCGTGGCCCAACCGCAGGAAGCGACCGATAAACTGGTCGCGGAACGTGCCGGGCGCAGCTCCCGACCGTTCCACCCATGATCAGCCAGCAGCCGCTGCAACCCCAGGGAGCGATGTGTCCCGCCGTCTCTTCACCTCGGAGTCCGTCACCGAGGGTCACCCCGACAAGATCGCTGACCAGATCAGCGACACGATTCTCGACGCGCTCCTGCGCGAGGACCCCACCTCGCGCGTCGCCGTCGAGACCTTGATCACCACTGGTCTGGTGCACGTCGCGGGTGAGGTCACGACCAAGGCCTACGCCGACATCCCCAACCTCGTGCGCAACAAGATCCTGGAGATCGGCTACGACTCCTCCAAGAAGGGCTTCGACGGCGCCTCCTGCGGCGTCTCGGTGTCCATCGGAGCGCAGTCCCCGGACATCGCCCAGGGCGTCGACACCGCGTACGAGAAGCGGGTGCTGGGTGCGGCGGTCGTCGAGGACGACGAGCTCGACAAGCAGGGCGCGGGCGACCAGGGCCTGATGTTCGGGTACGCCTGCGACGAGACGCCCGAGCTGATGCCGCTCCCGATCTACGTGGCGCACCGGCTCTCCCGCCGTCTCTCCGACGTCCGCAAGAACGGCACCATCCCCTACCTGCGCCCCGACGGCAAGACGCAGGTCACCATCGAGTACGACGGTGACAAGGCCGTCCGGCTCGACACGGTCGTCGTCTCCTCGCAGCACGCCTCGGACATCGACCTCGACTCGCTGCTCGCCCCCGACATCCGCGAGTTCGTCGTGGAGCACGTGCTGGCCCAGCTCATCGAGGACGGCATCAAGCTCGACACCGAGGGGTACCGCCTGCTGGTGAACCCGACCGGACGCTTCGAGATCGGCGGCCCGATGGGCGACGCCGGCCTCACCGGCCGCAAGATCATCATCGACACCTACGGCGGCATGGCCCGTCACGGCGGCGGCGCCTTCTCGGGCAAGGACCCGTCCAAGGTCGACCGGTCCGCCGCGTACGCCATGCGCTGGGTGGCCAAGAACGTCGTCGCAGCCGGGCTCGCCGCCCGCTGCGAGGTGCAGGTGGCGTACGCGATCGGCAAGGCCGAGCCCGTCGGTCTCTTCGTCGAGACCTTCGGCACCGCCGCGGTGGACACCGAGAAGATCGAGCACGCCATCGGTGAGGTCTTCGACCTCCGCCCGGCCGCGATCATCCGCGACCTGGACCTGCTCCGTCCGATCTACGCGCAGACGGCGGCGTACGGCCACTTCGGCCGCGAGCTCCCCGACTTCACCTGGGAGCGCACCGACCGGGTGGACGCGCTGCGCGCGGCCGCCGGCCTGTAGGACACCGCCTCCGGCGGACTTCCCGTACACAGGGCCGGGGCCCGCACACCCTCACGGTGTGCGGGCCCCGGCCCTGTGCCGTGCGCCGCGGGCTGTCGGACCCCTCTGGTAGGAATGTGGCTGTGAGCAGCGACGACGGGCGGGCGGACGAGCCGGGGGACGGCATGCCGGAACAGCTCGAGCTGATCCGGGAGACCGTGCGCCGGGCGAAGGTCCCGCGCGCCAAACCGCGGACCTGGCGGGGGGCGCCGCTCGCCGCCGAGCTGCCCGTCGCCCGGGTCCTGGTGAACAAGGGCGTGCTCCACCTCGACCAGTACTTCGACTACGCGGTGCCCGAGGAGCTCGACGCCGACGCGCAGCCGGGGGTCCGGGTGCGGGTCCGTTTCGGCGCCGGCGGGCGCCAGGTCCGGGGCGGCCGGCGAGAGGGCGGCGGCCTGATCGACGGGTTCCTCGTCGAGCGCCGGGCCGAGTCGGACTACCAGGGGGCGCTCGCCGCGCTCGCCTACGTCGTCTCGCCGGAGCAGGTCCTCGGGCCGGAACTGCTGGCGCTGGCACGCGCGGTCGCCGACCGGTACGCGGGCAGCCTCGCCGACGTGCTCCAGCTCGCCGTGCCGCCGCGCAACGGCCGCGCCGAGAGCAGGCCCTCGCCCGAGCCGCTGCCGCCGCCCCCGGCCCCGGAGGCGGGCAGCTGGGAGCGGTACGCCCAGGGGCCCGGCTTCCTGCGCGCCCTCGCCGAGGGCGGATCGCCCCGGGCGGTGTGGACCGCCCTGCCCGGACCGCACTGGCCGCACGAGATCGCCCGGGCCGTCGCGGCCACCCTCGCCTCGGGGCGCGGCGCGCTCGTCGTCGTCCCGGACGGGCGGGCCGCCGGTCGGGTCGACGCCGCGCTGACCGCTCTGCTGGGGCCGGGCCTGCACGCCCTGCTCACCGCGGAGTCCGGCCCCGAGGCCCGCTACCGCCAGTGGCTCGCCGTGCGGCGCGGCTCGGTCCGCGCGGTGGTCGGGACCCGGGCGGCGATGTTCGCCCCCGTCGCGGACCTGGGGCTCGTCGTGATCTGGGAGGACGGCGACTCCAGCCACAGCGACGACAACGCCCCCTTCCCGCACGTCCGGGAGGTGCTGGAGCTGCGGGCCGCCCACGGACGCTGCGGGTTCCTGCTCGGCGCCACCGGCTGCACGGTGGAGGCCGCCCAGCTCGTCGAGACCGGCTGGGCGCTGCCGCTGGCCGCGCCCCGCGAGCAGGTGCGCCGCAGCGCCCCTCTGGTCCGTACGGTCGGCGACGAGCAGCTCGCCCGGGACGGTGCCGCCCGCTCCGCCCGGCTGCCCAGCCTCGCCTGGCAGACCGCCCGTGACGGGTTGCGCGACGGCCCGGTCCTGGTCCAGGTCCCGCGCCGGGGCTACGCCCCCCGCCTCGCCTGCGAACGCTGCCGTACGCCGGCCCGCTGCCGGCACTGCGCAGGACCGCTCCAGGCCCAGGACCAGCGGGAACTCGACTGCGCCTGGTGCGGACGCCCCGAGCACGGGTGGCACTGCGCCGCGTGCGGGAGCGACCGGCTGCGCGCCCGGATCGTCGGGGCCCGGCGTACGGCGGACGAGCTCGGCCGCGCCTTCCCCGCCGTGCCCGTCCGCACCTCGGGCCGCGACCACATCCTGGACGAGGTACCGGGCGAGCCCGCCCTCGTGGTGAGCACACCGGGGGCGGAGCCCGTCGCCGAAGGCGGTTACGCGGCGGCGCTGCTCCTCGACGGATGGGCCATGCTCGGCCGGCCCGACCTCCGGGCGGGAGAGGAGGCGCTGCGCCGCTGGATCTCCGCCGCCTCGCTGGTCCGGGGGCAGGAGGAGGGCGGCACCGTGGTCGTCGTGGCCGAACCGACGCTCGGGCCCGTCCAGGCGCTGGTGCGGTGGGACCCGGCCGGGTTCGCCCGCCGGGAGCTCGCCGAGCGGGCCGAACTCGGCTTCCCGCCCGTCTCCCGGATGGCCTCGGTGACGGGCACTCCCGGGGCGCTCACCGCGTTCCTGGAGAGCGCGGGGCTGCCGCCGGAGGCCGAGGTCCTCGGACCGGTACCGGTGCACTCCGCCGGACCTGGCCGGCCCCGCCGGACCGGGGACGCGCCGCAGGGGGAGACGTGGGAGCGGCTGCTGATCCGGGTGGTTCCCGGACGGGGTGCCGCTCTCGCCGCCGCGCTGAAGGCGGCTCAGGCCGCGCGGACCGCCCGGGGCGGGGCGGAGCCCGTACGCATCCGGATCGATCCGCCCGACATCGGCTGAACGCCGGCCCGCGTCAGCCGTTGCGCGGACCGGGGAAGGCGCCCGGTCGCAGCTCCGCACGCAGGGGTGCGCCGCCCGGCGAGGACTGCGGCGGCATCGAACGGGCGGCGGGGACGGTCGGCATCGGCGCGCCCGCGGCGGGCGAGGGCGCCGGTTCGTCCGGAGCCGTCGCGGAGCGCCCGGACGCCGGTTCGGCGGCCTCCCCGGCGGGCTGCGGAGCCGTCCGGCGCGCGCCGTAGCGGCGGTGCACCGCCTGCTTGGTGACGCCGAGGGCGGACCCCACCGCGTCCCAGGAGAAGCCCAGCGAACGGTCGAAGTCGACCGCAGCGGTGACGAGGGTCTCGACGCTGTCCCGCAGCTCCTGGGCGAGACGGACCGTGGGGGCCGGGGCCCGCCCGTACACCACGAAGCCCGCGGACGGACCCGAGCGGCGCGGACGGTAGACGTTGCCCAGCTGCGCGGTGAGGGTGCGCAGGGCGTCCACCTGCCGCCTGACCCGCTCGATGTCCCGCACCAGGAGATGCAGACTGGCCCGCGCTTGGGCGTCGTGCGTTGCGTGGTCGGCCATGAAGAAGCCTCTCGAACCGGCGTTGAAAGGGATCGGGCCGCCGCAGCGCGGCGACTCGCTTCGGTCAATCTCCTTTGACCAACGCCCGACCCGCCCTTCTGGTCACGCTCTGCGGGCGTTTCCGCATGTGCGCCCGGCGTACGCCAGCGCGTGCGCCCCCTCGGAGGGCGCCCGTGCCCGGCTCCTCGCTCCGCGGCCCTCCGCGCGGGGCCGGCCGGGCCCGCGCTCCGGCGGCGCCCGGCCCGCGGAACCGGCGCCCGCAGCCCGTCCGCACCCGGGGTCATAGACTGGTGCGCTGCTCGTCCCCGTACGCCCGCCCGAGAGGCAGTCAGCCACCCATGAAGCTCGTCTTCGCAGGCACCCCCGAGGTCGCAGTCCCCGCCCTGGACGCTCTGATCGCCTCCGGCCGCCACGAGGTGGCCGCCGTGGTCACACGGCCCGACGCACCGGCGGGCCGGGGACGGCGACTGGTCGCCAGCCCGGTCGCCGAGCGGGCCGAGGAGGCCGGCATCGAGGTCCTCAAGCCGGCCCGTCCGCGCGACGAGGCCTTCCTGGAGCGGCTCCGCGAGATCGCCCCCGACTGCTGCCCGGTCGTCGCCTACGGCGCGCTGCTGCCCAAGGCGGCCCTGGACATCCCCGCCCGGGGCTGGGTCAACCTGCACTTCTCCCTGCTCCCCGCCTGGCGCGGCGCGGCCCCCGTGCAGCACTCCGTGATGGCCGGGGACGAGGTCACCGGAGCCTCGACCTTCCTGATCGAGGAGGGTCTGGACTCCGGACCCGTCTACGGGGTCCTCACCGAGGAGGTGCGGCCCACCGACACCAGCGGTGACCTGCTGACCCGGCTCGCCTTCGCCGGATCGGGGCTGCTCGTCGCGACGATGGACGGCATCGAGGACGGCACCCTGCACGCCGTTCCCCAGCCGGCCGACGGGGTCACCCTCGCACCGAAGATCACCGTCGAGGACGCCCAGGTGCAGTGGTCGGCGCCCGCCCTGCGGGTCGACCGGATCGTGCGCGGGTGCACGCCGGCCCCCGGTGCCTGGACGCTCTTCCGCGGCGAGCGCCTCAAGATCGTCCAGGCCGCCCCGGTGCTCGACCGCCGTGACCTCGCCCCGGGCGAGATCTCCGCCGCCAAGAAGAACGTGTACGTGGGCACCGGCTCGCACGCCGTCGAACTGCTCTGGGTGCAGCCCCAGGGCAAGAAGCCCATGCAGGCCGCCGACTGGGCGCGCGGTGTCCGTATCCTCCCCGGCGAGCTGCTCGGAGCGTGAGAGTCGTCGTTCCGTCACCGGGTGGACGGCGGCGTAGGGTGGATGGGTTCGCCCCCTCACCATCAGCGGAGCACCTTTCACGTGAACGACCAGCCGCGTCGCCGTCCCGCCCAGCCCCACCGCCGCCCCAAGAAGGACCCGGTGCGGTTCCTGGCCTTCGAGGCCCTGCGCGCCGTCGACGAGCGTGACGCCTACGCCAACCTCGTCCTGCCCCCGCTGCTGAAGAAGGCCCGGGCCAAGGGCGACTTCGACAGCCGCGACGCGGCGCTGGCGACGGAGCTGGTCTACGGGACGCTGCGCCGGCAGGGCACGTACGACGCGATCGTGGCGGCCTGCATCGACCGGCCGCTGCGCGAGGTCGACCCGCCCGTGCTCGACGTCCTCAACATGGGGGTCCACCAGCTGCTCGGCACCCGCATCCCCACCCACGCCGCGGTCTCCGCCAGTGTCGAACTGGCGCGTGTGGTGCTGGGGGAGGGGCGGGCCAAGTTCGTCAACGCGGTGCTGCGCAAGGTCACCGCGAAGGACCTGGACGCCTGGCTCGACCAGGTCGCCCCCTCCTTCGAGGAGGACGCCGAAGCGCACCTCGCCGTGGTCCACTCGCACCCGCGCTGGGTGGTCTCCGCCCTCTGGGACTCCCTCGGCGGCGGCCGGGCCGGCATCGAGGACCTCCTCGACGCCGACAACGAGCGCCCCGAGGTCACCCTGGTGGCCCGCCCCGGACGCTCCACCACCGACGAACTGGCCGAAGCGCTGGGCGAGGAGCAGTCCCTCCCCGGCCGCTGGTCCCCGTACGCCGTGCGGATGGCCGAGGGCGGCGAGCCCGGCGCCCTGGCCGCCGTGCGGGACGGCCGGGCCGGTGTGCAGGACGAGGGCAGCCAGCTCGTCGCCGCCGCGCTCGCCAACGCCCCCCTGGAGGGCGACGACACCCGCTGGCTCGACGGCTGCGCCGGTCCCGGCGGCAAGGCCGCGCTCCTGGCCGCGCTCGCCGCCGGTCGCGGCGCCGCCCTGCTCGCCGCCGAGAAGCAGCCGCACCGTGCGCGCCTGGTGGAGCGGACGCTGGCCGGCAACCCGGGTCCCTACCAGGTGATCACCGCCGACGGCACCCGTCCGCCGTGGCGGCCCGGCAGCTTCGACCGCGTCCTGATGGACGTGCCCTGCTCCGGGCTGGGCGCGCTGCGCCGCCGCCCGGAGGCGCGCTGGCGCCGCCGGCCCGAGGACCTGGAGAGCTTCGCCCCACTCCAGCGCGGGCTGCTGCGCGAGGCGCTGAAGGCGGTCCGCGTGGGCGGAGTCGTCGGCTACGCGACCTGCTCCCCGCACCTCGCCGAGACCCGGACCGTGGTGGAGGACGTCCTCAAGGGGCGCGGCGGCGACCCCGTCGAGGCGCAATGGGTGGACGCCCGTCCCCTGATGCCCGGCGTTCCCGCACTGGGTGACGGCCCCGACGTCCAGCTCTGGCCCCATCTGCACGGCACCGACGCGATGTACCTCGCGGTGCTGCGGCGTACGGGCTGAACGGCCGGCCCCGCCTCCGGGGGCGCGGCGCGCGGCCCTTCCCTCCGGCGGAGGGGCGGCGGAGGGACGCGGGTTGCCCGAACCGTGACCACCCCGTGAGGCTTTGGGGCTCCCCGTGGCGGGGAACCGCTCCGGAGCATGGCAGGCTGGGGGCATGGCCCAGATCAACCCCAGCATTCTCTCCGCCGACTTCGCCCGTCTCGCCGATGAGGCGAAGGCGGTGCGGGGCGCCGACTGGCTCCACGTCGACGTGATGGACAACCACTTCGTACCCAACCTGACCCTCGGTCCGCCCGTCGTGGAGTCACTGAGCCGGGCCACCGACACCCCGCTCGACTGTCACCTCATGATCGAGGACCCGGACCGCTGGGCCCCGGCGTACGTCGAGGCGGGTGCCGGTTCCGTCACCTTCCACGTGGAGGCGGCGGCCGCTCCGGTCCGGCTCGCGCGGGAGATCCGGGCCAAGGGCGCGCGGGCGTCGATGGCGCTCAAGCCGGCGACGCCCATCGAGCCGTACGAGGACCTGCTCCCCGAACTCGACATGCTGTTGATCATGACCGTGGAGCCGGGCTTCGGGGGGCAGGCGTTCCTCGACATCATGCTGCCGAAGATCCGTCGCACCCGTGACCTGATCTCCCGGCGCGGTCTGGACCTGTGGCTGCAGATCGACGGCGGGGTCTCCGCGGAGACCATCGAGCGTTGCGCCGAGGCGGGCGCGGACGTGTTCGTCGCGGGTTCCGCGGTGTACGGGGCGGCCGACCCGGCCGAGGCGGTGCGCGCGCTGCGGGCCAAGGCGGAGAAGGCGACCGCCGCGGCGCCCTGGGCATGCGGCCACTGAGCCAAGGGCAGATGAACGCGGCCCGACGAGGCCGATCAAGTTCGCCGGATCTGACAGGATGAGCGGCGTAGCGGGCATGTGAACAGCAGTGAGGAGATCGCGGTGTCTGGCATCTCGGCGGGTCGGTCAGCCATGCGGATGGGCCCCGCGGAGCTCGTGCAGGCGGCGGCCATGGCTCGGCGGTTCTATCTGGAGGGCAAGTCCAAGATCCAGATCGCCGAGGAGTTCGGCGTCAGCCGCTTCAAGGTGGCGCGGGTCCTGGAGACGGCGCTCGAGCGTGATCTCGTGCGCATCGAGATCCGGGTACCGGCCGAGCTGGACGCGGAGCGTTCCGACGCGCTGCGTTCCCGGTACGGGCTGCGGCACGCGGTCGTCGTGGAGTCCCCGGCGGAGGAGCAGGACGACGCTCCCGACCCGGAGAACCTGGGCGAGGTCGCGGCCGATCTGCTCGGCGAACTGGTGAACGAGGGCGATGTCCTCGGACTGGCCTGGGGCCGGTCCACCATCCACATGGCGGCGGCGCTCGACCAGCTGCCTCCGTGCACGGTGGTCCAGCTGACCGGTGTGTACGACGCGGGCACGGCCGAACGCGGCTCCGTCGAGGCGGTCCGGCGGGCCGCGCAGGTCTCCGGCGGCGAGGCGCACCCCATCTACGCCCCGATGCTGCTGCCGGACCCGGCCACCGCCGCCGCGCTCCGCCATCAGACCGGGATCGCGCGCGCCTTCGACTACTTCGACAAGGTGACGGTGGCCGCGGTCTCCATCGGCTCCTGGGAGCCGGGCATCTCCACCGTCCACGACATGCTGTCGGACGAGGAGCGCGCCCACTACGCCTCCCTCGGCGTCGCGGCCGAGATGTCCGCCCACCTCTTCGACGCCGAGGGGCGGCGGGTCGGCCGGGACCTGGGCGAGCGGTGCATCACGGTGGAGGCCGACCGGCTGCGCCGCATCCCGGAGGTCGTCGCCATCGCGGGCGGCCAGCGCAAGGCTGCGGCGATCGGAGCGGTGCTCCGCTCGGGCCTGGTGACCAGCCTCGTGACGGACACCGCCGCCGCCGACTACCTGCTGACCGAGTCGGCCGCCGGCATCCGGCCCGCCCTGGAGCGGGCCGACCCGGACGGCCACTGACCGCAGCCGCACGTCGAAGAGGCCGGCCCCCGTCGTGGGGGCCGGCCTCTTCGACGTGCGCGGGAGAGGTGTCAGCCCCGCCCGTTGCCGGCGGCTTGAGCCGCGTGGTCGGCCGCGATGCCGAGGACCGCTTCCTCCAGGTACCTGCCGGGCTCCTGGTACTGGCCGACGCTGGCGGAGTCGTAGCGGGGCGTCTGCCGGGACCAGTCGAGGTTGCCGCGCATCCAGCTGCGCATCCCGTCCAGGTAGGGCACGAGCAGGGGGGACAACTGGGGGTACAGGTCGAGGAGTTCGTCCTCCGCCGTCAGGAACCGCTCGGTCTCCGTGGCGATCCGCTCCGCGACCAGGTCGAGCGCCTCCTGCTCACCGAGCCCGCGGTGGTGGCGGACGAGGTGGACGAGGTTGTGGATCTCGCCGAGGACCTGCTCCTTCTCGTAGGAGTAGACGTCGTTGGCCCAGCAGACCACGTTGCACGAGGCTTCGAGGGCGGTGATGAAGCGGGGGTCGTTGTGGATCGACTCGGGCGCCTCGATCCCGGCGACGATCTCTATGAGGTCCATGCAGACCTGTATCGCCCCGGTGTGGCGCCGCTTGGCGATGTACGTCTCCTCCGACGGCACGACGTCGTCCGCGCGGTTTCCCGCCTCCCAGGTGGTGGCCGTGGTCAGGTAGGCGACCAGGTGGAAGGCGAAGCGGGTGCGCCAGTGCGGGGCGACCCCGGGAACCGTGCGTTCCCACAGGTCGGCCAGGGCCACCACGGCCCGGGGCGGGTCCTCCTCCCGCTCCGGGTCCGGGGCACTGCCGTCCACCACGGCGCGCATCCGGTCGACCACGTTCCGCACCCGCTCGGGATCACGGCCGAGATGGCCGTCGTCGAGCTGGTCGTCGACGAGGAACAGCCAGACGAACCAGTCGGCCACCAGGTCCAGTCGCGCCGGGTCCGCCGTGGGGTGCACCATGCCGACGAACGCGGCGAAGTCGGCTTGTTCGAACCGTTGGCGCGCGGCCTCGCGGTGCACCAGCCCGGTGCGGCGCGTCCATTCGGCGAGATGTCTGCGGGTGTGACCGACGTGCGGATTCGTGCGCTGGGGGAACGGGCAGTAAATGTCCGGCAGTTCACTTTCCACGGGCGGATCCGGGTCCTCTCCGGTCATTCGCGTGACGGGCGGCCGGGAACGCGCTCACGGCGCCCCCGGTACCCCCAGGCCGTGTCGGGCGGTTACCGCCGATCCGGCGCTGCTCGTCGGACACGGCCTACACCTGCGGTGGGTGAAACTACCTGACTGCTTGTCACCTGGTCCAGCCTGGGAGATCATCCCGTATTCGAATCCTGTTCGATTGTCTGGCGGTGGTGTGTGCCCGCCGTGGGATCGGGGTAGGTTCCGCCGGTCGGACCGTGCCTCGCGCGAGGCCGCCGACACGCCTTTGGAGGAACCTACGAGCGAGCGCGGCCATCGCTGTTCCTTTTCCGGGGCGACCTGCGGCGATTCCCGTGGAACCATGGGTGACATGCGTTTTCTCGAACCTGGCACCGGCCGCTACTCAGACACCCCGTCCGTCCCGTACGACCTCACGTACGACGACGTCTTCATGGTTCCGGGGCGTTCGGCGGTCGGATCGCGCCAAGGAGTGGATCTCTCCGCGCCGGACGGCACCGGGACGACCATCCCGCTCGTGGTGGCCAACATGACCGCCATCGCCGGACGGCGGATGGCCGAAACCGTCGCCCGTCGCGGCGGCCTCGTCGTCATCCCGCAGGACATCCCGATCGAGGTCGTCACCGACGTCATCTCCTGGGTCAAGACGCGCCACCTCGTCCTCGACACCCCCATCGTGCTGGCCCCGGGCCAGACCGTCGCGGACGCCCTCTCACTGCTGCCCAAGCGCGCCCACGGCGCCGGTGTCGTGGTGGACGAGGACGGCAAGCCGGTCGGCGTCGTCACCGACCACGACCTGACCGGCGTGGACCGCTTCACCCAGCTCTCCGAGGTCATGTCCAGGGACCTGGTCGTGCTCGACGCGGACATCGACCCCCGCGAGGCCTTCAACCGGCTCGACAACGCCAACCGCAAGCTCGCTCCCGCCGTCGACGCCCAGGGCCGGCTCGTCGGCATCCTCACCCGCAAGGCGGCGCTGCGCGCCACCCTGTACAAGCCCGCCACCGA
This window encodes:
- the rpe gene encoding ribulose-phosphate 3-epimerase, with translation MAQINPSILSADFARLADEAKAVRGADWLHVDVMDNHFVPNLTLGPPVVESLSRATDTPLDCHLMIEDPDRWAPAYVEAGAGSVTFHVEAAAAPVRLAREIRAKGARASMALKPATPIEPYEDLLPELDMLLIMTVEPGFGGQAFLDIMLPKIRRTRDLISRRGLDLWLQIDGGVSAETIERCAEAGADVFVAGSAVYGAADPAEAVRALRAKAEKATAAAPWACGH
- a CDS encoding sugar-binding domain-containing protein — translated: MRMGPAELVQAAAMARRFYLEGKSKIQIAEEFGVSRFKVARVLETALERDLVRIEIRVPAELDAERSDALRSRYGLRHAVVVESPAEEQDDAPDPENLGEVAADLLGELVNEGDVLGLAWGRSTIHMAAALDQLPPCTVVQLTGVYDAGTAERGSVEAVRRAAQVSGGEAHPIYAPMLLPDPATAAALRHQTGIARAFDYFDKVTVAAVSIGSWEPGISTVHDMLSDEERAHYASLGVAAEMSAHLFDAEGRRVGRDLGERCITVEADRLRRIPEVVAIAGGQRKAAAIGAVLRSGLVTSLVTDTAAADYLLTESAAGIRPALERADPDGH
- a CDS encoding terpene cyclase, encoding MESELPDIYCPFPQRTNPHVGHTRRHLAEWTRRTGLVHREAARQRFEQADFAAFVGMVHPTADPARLDLVADWFVWLFLVDDQLDDGHLGRDPERVRNVVDRMRAVVDGSAPDPEREEDPPRAVVALADLWERTVPGVAPHWRTRFAFHLVAYLTTATTWEAGNRADDVVPSEETYIAKRRHTGAIQVCMDLIEIVAGIEAPESIHNDPRFITALEASCNVVCWANDVYSYEKEQVLGEIHNLVHLVRHHRGLGEQEALDLVAERIATETERFLTAEDELLDLYPQLSPLLVPYLDGMRSWMRGNLDWSRQTPRYDSASVGQYQEPGRYLEEAVLGIAADHAAQAAGNGRG